One stretch of Clavibacter californiensis DNA includes these proteins:
- a CDS encoding FMN-binding protein: protein MRARAAAASVLASTAVLVAGWQIGTVGVTTTPPASDAAAASSAGTSSTATPSTGATPSTTVPATTAAGGTFTGASASTRYGQVQVRITVADGRITDVTALRLTDHDGRSVAISNRAAPILRQEVLAAQSADVQSVSGATYTSEGYLTSLQSAVDQAGL, encoded by the coding sequence GTGAGGGCACGAGCCGCCGCCGCGAGCGTCCTCGCCTCCACCGCCGTGCTGGTCGCCGGCTGGCAGATCGGCACGGTGGGGGTCACCACGACGCCTCCCGCATCCGACGCCGCCGCCGCGTCCTCCGCCGGCACGTCCTCGACGGCGACCCCGTCGACCGGCGCGACCCCGTCCACGACCGTCCCCGCGACGACCGCGGCCGGCGGCACGTTCACCGGCGCATCGGCGAGCACCCGGTACGGCCAGGTGCAGGTGCGGATCACCGTCGCCGACGGTCGGATCACCGACGTCACCGCCCTGCGCCTCACCGACCACGACGGCCGCTCGGTCGCGATCTCGAACCGGGCCGCGCCGATCCTCCGGCAGGAGGTCCTGGCCGCGCAGTCCGCCGACGTCCAGTCCGTCAGCGGAGCGACCTACACGAGCGAGGGGTACCTGACCTCGCTGCAGTCCGCGGTCGACCAGGCCGGGCTGTGA